TTCAGTGAATACATAGTGAACTCAGAAGATATCAACCGTTCGGTGATGTTGAAGAGTGTCGGCGATCTAATCTCCATGGAGCCCGGCATGGACATCCAGGGCCGCGGCATGATACGGGGAGGAGATATGAATTCTATCGCCGCCGATGTGGTCTATTACGTGGATGGAATCAAGATGGTCAACAGCGACGGCATGAGTCTGCACAATTTTACCGGAGTCGGCAAATACGATATCGAATCGCTTTCCATCATTACGGGTGGACTCAGCGCCGAGTACGGAAATGCCCAGGCAGGTATCGTCAATATCGTAACAAAGGAAGGCGCCGACACCTTTCACGGGACGGTTGAGATTGGCAGCTCCCTGCCAGGCAAACACCACTGGGGTCCCAATTACTTCAATGCTCCCACACACCGGGATCATATGAAATGGGGAGATTCAGAGTGGGAGAACGAAGTAGATTCACTCAGCGGCCGCAAGATTCACGATCGTATCGACTATACAGATCTGTGGGGGCAGAACTATCAGGTAAACCTCTCCGGTCCTATCTTCAAAAATCTCTCGTTCTACGTCAGCTCACGGTTTAACCGCTCCGCCATAAACGGCATCGCGCCCACCACCCATTCGCCTGATAACCTTGAGAGCACATGGAAACTCTCCCTCGCCCTCACTTCAAACATATTTCTAAAGACTGGCGGTGTCTATTCGGACCGCTGGTCTTTCAACTCGGGACCATCTGTGGGCGGCCTGCGCAGCATGGGCGATAACGGTAAGAACGTATTCCTCCCCTTGAACGAATCAGCGGCCGGAAAAAGCGCCAGCACAGATCATATGGAATACGTTGCCCTGACACATATGCTGACTCCCAGCACGTTTTATGAACTGCGTGTCTCCAACTCCGTAACGGGGCAACTGGCTGAAGACATTGCCGATTCAACCACCGAAAACCGTAAGGACGCGGACGGCTGGTTCAATCTTGGTAGAGACGTCATTTACTTCGATGAAACGGCCAGGACCAGGAGAGGCGTGAAGCTTGATCTGTCGAGTCAGATCAACAGAAATCATCTCATGAAGACGGGAATAGATTATACTGATTACGCCCTCTGGGCCGTCCGCTATCAGGACTACTTCAACGACCGCAGTCTCACCTACATCGGCAAAGATCACCGGCTCAGATCTCCCATACGCCCCAGACAGTTTGCCTGGTATATTCAGGACAAGATGGAATACGAGGGTCTGGTGGTCAACGCGGGCATTCGCCTCGACTGGTTTGATCCCAACATCGAATACCCTATAACACCGGCCTTAGCCGCTTCCAAGTATTACTTCAATACATTCACACGATTCGACTTTGATCGCTTGCGAGAATTCGGCCTAATGAGGAAGATCGAGCCGAGGATGGTCCTGGCGCCGCGCCTTGGTGTGGCTCACCCTATCACTGACCGTTCCATGATTCACTTCTTCTACGGGCATATCTATCAACTCCCCAGTTTCTACACCATGTTCGTGGAACAGTGGCAGAACTACGGTCAGCGCGATAACGATGTAAATGAGGACGGCGCCATAGAAGAGACCGAGGAATACAACACGCTGCAAGCTATTCGCGGCTTCTTCGGCAATCCGGAGCTGGACTTCGAGAAAACTATCAGTTTCGAATTAGGTTTCGACTGGAACTTCGTGTCGGAGTATGTTCTGTCCGTTTCATCTTATTACAAGAGTTCCAGTAACCAGGTGTCCAGCCCGGGTGAGGTACAGCTGAACTGGTGGGATCCGGCAAGCCAGATGTTCGATTTTCAGTTCACGCACAAGGCGGGCAACGGAATTCACGAAGATATTCAAGGGTTTGAACTGAGTCTCAGAAAGAGCTTCAGCGACTACTTCTCCTTCAGTCTTGCTTACAATCTTCAGTGGGCAGTAGAAGGAGCATCCGGTGTCGGCAGCCGCTTCTTTTCACCTGACTCTCAATTTGTCATGGACAGTAAATTCTGGACTTCCCACAACGCCGGCGAAGACGGTTCTGAGGAACCCGGCTTCGTTATCCCATTTCTGGCACAAAGCTATGCCAACAAGGCCGCCACCTTCCTCGATTCTCTCGCATCGCTCGGTATTGTTATGAGTGAACTGGATACGACGGGTATCTGGTCTGTCGATTTCTGGGGCGCCACAGAACAGGATGAACCGAAGCCCGATGCGGACATCCGCAGTTTTGGCAAAGCTCAAATATTCATATCGACACCCGATAAGGTGGGTCCGTGGGGACTGTTAGGCAACCTCAACGTGAACCTCATGTACCGCATGTCCACGGGGACGCCCTTCCTCTACTCCCCTATCGGCTCGGCGGCCTACTGGCGCAGCGCCCCACTCGTCACGCGTACCGATCTAAGTCTTGAAAAAGCGGTCTTTCAAAAGGGAGGAGCAAGGGCGACTTTTTACATCGAAGTATTTAACCTATTCAATCAGCAAGACTTGCGCAACGACGGTGGATTCAAGAGCATTTTTGGGCCTGGCAATTATATCCGCTGGGGAATGGAAAAACCTCGTCCGGACAATGAGGAGTATCTAAAGTACGGCGACTTCAAAGTCTATTCACGCTATTACGGTTCCCCGAGGGAAGTGAAATTGGGAGTACGGGCAACGTTCTGAAGATCCAAGGGTGTGCACCGATGGAAACTGAATCATGAAACTGATTGAACGGAAGATGGGCAAAGTAACTCAAGTCCTCGTTGGGAAGGATCCTGATACGCTGGAGAAATGGCCCGTCGATTCATGCCAGATAACATACGAAGGATTCGCCGGTGATACTCACGCCGGTCTTACAATGAAGTCTGGCGGACGCCAGCCGCACTACCCGAAAGGGACCCAGATCCGCAATTATCGGCAGGTCTCCATCGTGTCAGTGGAAGAATTACAATCCATCGCTGACAGCATGGGCATTGATGAGATTCAGCCGGGTTGGATAGGCGCGAACCTGGCAGTGGAGGGAATTCCTCATCTAACTCTGTTGCCGCCGTCAACGAGAATGGAATTTGCTGATGGCGCCGTACTGGTAGTAGATGGTGAAAACCTGCCGTGTATTCATCCGGGAAAGATCATTCAGCAGCACTTCCCAGATTTGAAGGAAGGAGCTGAGGCATTTCCAAAGCACTCTCTCGGCATACGAGGCGTAGTGGCGTGGGTTGAACGTCCCGGAACAATCCGCACTGGAAACGAGATCACCTTGCGTATCCCCCATCAGGAGCGGTGGCCTTCGAACGAGGGATGAGCTGAACCCGTATGAACATCGAAAGTGCGAACGACTGGAGCACTGCAATAAATCGAAGTGCATTTATTGCGAACGTTTCGTGGTGATTCACGGGGACAATCAGACATGATGAGACGGAATCTCCGAAGTTCACTGACCTTAAGTCTGCTCCTTCTCCCATTATCGGACCTCATGGGACAGCCCGACATGGTAGGCGGTTATCCTCCTCGCCTTATGACGCGTGGCAAACTGTGGTCTACGTTCCGCAATAACGGTCTCCAAGATGGAGGTAACCGCGCTCACTACTCTAACCATGATCAGACCGGGCTGGAGTACCCGGGGAATGTCGGTAGAGTGGCGAATGACTTCATGGAATACTGGTTCGATGTCGCGGCCATCGTGGCAGGTGACCCCAATATCCTGGACGTAGCCCGGGTCTGCAATCCCCAGAATACAAAAGGGTCCGGTATCTGGGTGCTGACAGTCAGGGACGGGGCCGATACGCTTGTCTCCTACAGTGGCCCTCGCGAAGTGACTGAGGACGTAAAGGCAAGAATCTACAGTGTTCGTAGCGGTGCTGAAGCATCTCTCGGCGATTCCACGGGCCCCAATCTCGTCCGCTCGAATTATTCACCCTATCACTACTCAGTAGCGAACGAACCGATTGAAATCCACAACTACCGCTACGGCCGATACATTCCCGATGATGAATTCCCGGAAGAGATTATAATCTCCCAGTGGACTAATAAAATGGACATGACCGTCACACGGAAGGCTTACAGCTGGAGCTATCCGGATTATGATGACTTCATCCTGGAAGAATTGATCTTTGAGAATACAGGATCGCACGATCTCCAAGAAACCTTCTTCGTGTTCATGAACAGCTTCTCTGTATCCAGCGCGGGACATCAATGGCCGGGCAGCGGCGGCATGAGCTGGAGTGACTGGCGCGTCAACCGGCTCTCGGCCCAGGACGATCGTTTCTGGTACACCGGGGCGCCTAACTATGTGGCCGATAACCCGGAAAGCACTGACGTCTACAAAGAACTGATCTTCGCTTATCAGAGAGACGATGACTGGCTCGGCTCATCGTGGGACGATTCAGGGCAGCCCTTCAGACAGGATGTTGCCAATATGACCAGTTACAACCAGTTCCAGGGCCAGGTGGAAGGGCAGTTGATGGGATATCAATACATCGGTTTTGGTCTCATCGATATCTGGCCCCCATTCATCAACGATCCGGCAGAAAGTTACGTAGCGCCTAAGCAGGAAGATCAACCTTATGCGGAGAAGTGGTGGCACAACGGCAACATAGACGAACACGATTTTGATGAACCGAGTTTTACGCGCCACACCGACACTGAAATGTACAAGATAATCACCGAGCTCTCAGCGGGCAGTGCCATAGACAATCCGGATTCTTCCGGTCTTGTAACGCACGCGCTGGTGATCGGCCCTTACGATCTTTCGCCCGGCCAGAAGGCTAAAGTGGTGGTAGCCTACGCCGCCGGTTCAGGCGCAGACTGGCACGACATGGATGAACTTACCTGGTCACAGACCAAGGGAGCCATGGCGCAGCTCAAGGATGGCGAAAAGTCCATTGTGCGCAACTTCCGCCGCGCCGTCTTTGCCTACGAGATGGGCTTCGACCTGCCTGATCCTCCTCCTGATGTAGAGGTATCATTCGGCAACAGTGCGCTGGGAGAAGTCCGACTGACGTGGAGCGACGCCGCTGACAGTGCCACCGATCCCGATTATTCCGGCGACGAAGCAAGAGACGTGCGCGGCTACAGAGTTTACCGCTCATGGCCGTCTTCGTTTGACTGGCACTACGGACCGTGGGAATTCGTGACAGACATACCTGTAGGCGATCCTAACTACTACAGTGCAGAGAATCACACCTATTCGTATTCAGACGACGCCTCTTTCGCCGGATATAACTATTTCTACAGCGTACGCAGTTATGATTCTGGTCACGACTCGTGGATCGACCAATTCGGTACTGACCACGGTGCCGTTCCGCCGCTGGAGAGCGGATACGCCTCGCCTGAACAGAAGAACATGATCGCGATTACTCCCTATCAGCCATCATCGCCCGATTTCGACACCATGGCAGAAAAGATTCGTGTTGTTCCAAATCCCTTCAGGCTCGACTTTCAGGATGACCTGCACCGATATCCCGACACGGCAGACCCGTACAAGATTCGATTCATCAACCTGCCGCGCCACTGCATGATACGGATTTACTCCACCTCGGGAGACCTGGTTTATGAGAAGGAGCACAATGTCAAACGATCCGGCGAGACTGCATGGCGACAGGACACCATATCATTCTCAGGACTGGTAGTAAGTGGCATCTATTTCTGGTTAGTGGAATCGCTCATGGATGAGAGCAGAGGAGAAATACAGAAAGGAACGCTGGCCGTTGTCAGATAAAACAAGAAAACTCTTCACCCCCACATCCCTACTTCTGAGCATTTTTCTCTCGAGTACCCCTCTTCTCTCTCAGCAGGGTGAAACTTTTAAGCGCCTTGGGAAGGCGGGTTTTACTTTCCTCAAGATATCACCATCGGCGAGAGCCGCGGGAATGGGCGATGCTTTCACAGCCATAGCTGACGATGCAACGGCCATTTTTTTCAATCCGGCGGGTTTAACCAACATCGACCGGCTTGAATATTCATTGGGTATCACCAACTGGATCATCGATTCGCAACTGATGTCCGCCGCCGTCGCTCTTCCGCTGGGGAGAGGCACTGTCGGCGTCAGCGCAGTCTCTTTCGCTCCACCCGGATTTGAAGAGACGACCGTAACGGAACCGGAAGGGACTGGCCGTACGGTACATGTGGGCGACATCGCCGTGGGCCTCGCCTACGGTCTGAGGCTCACCGATCGACTCTCCTTCGGTTCACGCATTCAATATGTTGAAGAAAATATAGACAGGGATCAGGCGAGTTCCTGGGTAGTAGATTTTTCAACCTACTACCGCACGGGATTCCGGAATGGCGTTATCGCCATGGCGATGAAGAATTTCGGTCCTGACGTCAAGTATCTGGCGGAGAAATTCAAGACTCCTCTCTACTTTAACATCAACTTGGCGCTGGATGTCCTTGGATCAGACGGCGCCCCTCTTCATC
The genomic region above belongs to Candidatus Neomarinimicrobiota bacterium and contains:
- a CDS encoding TonB-dependent receptor gives rise to the protein MRKAIRSVLFTFSLLLASRAVAGVTGKIQGQVTDVNSAPLPGANVMLVGANRGAAADALGNYIILSVPPGNYDLAVQVIGYERVVQLGVLVNVDRTTHVDFQLAMEAVGLEQVEVTAERSKVAVDRTFSEYIVNSEDINRSVMLKSVGDLISMEPGMDIQGRGMIRGGDMNSIAADVVYYVDGIKMVNSDGMSLHNFTGVGKYDIESLSIITGGLSAEYGNAQAGIVNIVTKEGADTFHGTVEIGSSLPGKHHWGPNYFNAPTHRDHMKWGDSEWENEVDSLSGRKIHDRIDYTDLWGQNYQVNLSGPIFKNLSFYVSSRFNRSAINGIAPTTHSPDNLESTWKLSLALTSNIFLKTGGVYSDRWSFNSGPSVGGLRSMGDNGKNVFLPLNESAAGKSASTDHMEYVALTHMLTPSTFYELRVSNSVTGQLAEDIADSTTENRKDADGWFNLGRDVIYFDETARTRRGVKLDLSSQINRNHLMKTGIDYTDYALWAVRYQDYFNDRSLTYIGKDHRLRSPIRPRQFAWYIQDKMEYEGLVVNAGIRLDWFDPNIEYPITPALAASKYYFNTFTRFDFDRLREFGLMRKIEPRMVLAPRLGVAHPITDRSMIHFFYGHIYQLPSFYTMFVEQWQNYGQRDNDVNEDGAIEETEEYNTLQAIRGFFGNPELDFEKTISFELGFDWNFVSEYVLSVSSYYKSSSNQVSSPGEVQLNWWDPASQMFDFQFTHKAGNGIHEDIQGFELSLRKSFSDYFSFSLAYNLQWAVEGASGVGSRFFSPDSQFVMDSKFWTSHNAGEDGSEEPGFVIPFLAQSYANKAATFLDSLASLGIVMSELDTTGIWSVDFWGATEQDEPKPDADIRSFGKAQIFISTPDKVGPWGLLGNLNVNLMYRMSTGTPFLYSPIGSAAYWRSAPLVTRTDLSLEKAVFQKGGARATFYIEVFNLFNQQDLRNDGGFKSIFGPGNYIRWGMEKPRPDNEEYLKYGDFKVYSRYYGSPREVKLGVRATF
- a CDS encoding PorV/PorQ family protein, encoding MSDKTRKLFTPTSLLLSIFLSSTPLLSQQGETFKRLGKAGFTFLKISPSARAAGMGDAFTAIADDATAIFFNPAGLTNIDRLEYSLGITNWIIDSQLMSAAVALPLGRGTVGVSAVSFAPPGFEETTVTEPEGTGRTVHVGDIAVGLAYGLRLTDRLSFGSRIQYVEENIDRDQASSWVVDFSTYYRTGFRNGVIAMAMKNFGPDVKYLAEKFKTPLYFNINLALDVLGSDGAPLHLLGSLESAFATDYRDRYHAGAELWLFNLIALRGGYKFNYDTEDFTAGFGLKMDLEGRKLAVDISYSNFSKYFQPPLRLSLSGSF